A single region of the Lotus japonicus ecotype B-129 chromosome 4, LjGifu_v1.2 genome encodes:
- the LOC130713935 gene encoding cold-regulated 413 plasma membrane protein 2 yields the protein MGRILMQYLATKTDPVIASLIDSDLDELKLAAQKLFHDASMLGGRGFGTSFLKWMASFAAIYLLILDRTNWRTNMLTSLLVPYIFFSFPGSLFHFLRGEVGKWIAFIAVVLRLFFHRNFPDLLEIPGSMILLLTVAPDLFAQRFRNNWVGVAIDLFIGCYLLQEHIRATGGFRNSFTQKHGISNTLGILLLIVYPVWSLVIH from the exons ATGGGTAGAATACTAATGCAGTATCTGGCTACCAAAACGGACCCCGTTATCGCTAGTTTAATCGATTCTGATTTGGATGAGCTCAAGCTTGCAGCACAGAAGCTCTTCCATGATGCAAGTATGCTAGGAGGCAGAGGGTTTGGCACTTCTTTCCTTAAATGGATGGCTTCCTTTGCTGCCAT ATATCTACTGATACTGGATCGCACAAATTGGAGGACAAATATGCTGACTTCATTGTTAGTGCCTTACATATTCTTCAGTTTTCCCGGGTCTCTGTTCCACTTTCTCAG AGGAGAAGTTGGAAAATGGATCGCTTTCATTGCAGTGGTGCTGAGGCTTTTCTTTCATAGAAATTTTCCCG ATTTGCTGGAAATACCTGGATCAATGATCCTTCTTTTAACAGTGGCCCCAGACTTGTTTGCTCAGAGGTTCAGGAACAACTGGGTTGGAGTAGCAATTGATCTTTTCATTGGTTGTTACCTTCTACAAGAACATATCAGAGCTACAGGGGGATTCAGAAATTCCTTCACCCAGAAACATGGAATTTCAAATACTCTTGGCATCCTCCTCCTCATAGTCTATCCAGTATGGTCATTGGTTATCCATTAA